One part of the Cyclobacteriaceae bacterium genome encodes these proteins:
- a CDS encoding glycoside hydrolase family 2 protein yields the protein MKNLSIAFCLAVTTSVFGQQLKPGGLQGDKHIILTPSSDENKKLEGKSVYKIDYVGFKETDRSFQFTPTLPENWNWIAIFNAPLKGKKVNTFFYDSWVATDQPKTMSSGRRRNFDQDITKHISSNAYHIGFQRKQAVENEIFLLVVSPVKQKVMLEFDEKTLGVKRTLTYDMEAQEAKFVHIVIPPQEYTVVTWKPEHTSREVRNISSDWRFHKGDVSNAHAPEFNDSNWEDINLPHTWNTNDLFDYRNYKDVIDVTEMIYRGIGWYRKTFTVDNSWKDKHIKIDFLGANQVAEVWLNGNYVGKHVGGYTGFHFGDVFVKHIRFDKPNVVAVKVDNRFNYDIPPHTADYNMVGGIYRDVLLVAHDQVFVKEAKIFTPEVSPTSATVQANITVRNMGTVDRKATLVINIISPYNEIIASDIRSITLKAGDKPIIQQMFTVSNPLLWSPEYPHLYRVSATLYEPSDWQRNGKAIDQQFYPLGFRSLNFDSRNGLSLNDKHIKLKGVNLHQDFMHKSWAVDSAQKREDMLHIKRMGANYVRLSHYPHHPYVMHLCDSLGLMIWSEIPVVNTIGREKYIENAVKMMEELILRDINHPSIIMWGVGNEYYRNFFTKEDAEYALKVTQAVAKKAKEMDPYRPTVQAQNDLIDERILPLTDIQGRNRYFGWYEKTYNDFDHEMKEEHKKHPDWKLLVSEYGAEGKYGYHVNNPALFDHSETYQVALHRAYWNSMRDNDFILGGTIWNMFDFASFAKVGSIPHINQKGMMTYDRKPKSVYYYYQSQWTNEPMVYIYSHTWTHRSGEAGKRVEVFSNCDEVELFVNGKSQGKRKQTDGLLWTVNLADGLHDLRAVGTKQGETVKTDQQIYYQQKEFQQQQARVKPTGDG from the coding sequence ATGAAAAATCTAAGTATTGCTTTTTGTTTAGCAGTCACAACTTCTGTTTTTGGACAGCAATTAAAACCGGGTGGCCTGCAAGGTGACAAGCACATCATTCTTACACCATCATCGGATGAAAATAAAAAGCTGGAAGGCAAGTCGGTTTATAAAATTGATTATGTTGGCTTTAAAGAAACAGACCGAAGTTTTCAGTTTACACCAACACTGCCTGAAAACTGGAACTGGATCGCTATTTTTAATGCTCCACTTAAAGGAAAAAAAGTAAATACTTTTTTTTATGACAGCTGGGTTGCTACCGACCAGCCCAAAACCATGAGCAGTGGTCGCAGGCGCAACTTCGATCAGGATATCACTAAACACATTAGTTCAAACGCTTATCACATCGGCTTTCAACGTAAACAGGCTGTTGAAAATGAAATTTTTTTGTTGGTTGTGAGTCCGGTAAAGCAAAAGGTTATGCTTGAATTTGATGAGAAGACGCTGGGGGTTAAGCGTACCCTTACCTACGATATGGAAGCGCAGGAAGCGAAGTTTGTCCATATTGTTATCCCACCTCAAGAATACACCGTTGTTACCTGGAAGCCTGAACACACCTCGCGTGAAGTTCGCAACATCAGTTCAGATTGGCGCTTTCATAAAGGTGATGTTTCCAATGCCCATGCTCCTGAATTTAACGACAGTAATTGGGAAGACATTAACCTGCCACATACCTGGAATACCAACGATCTATTTGATTACCGAAATTATAAGGATGTTATTGATGTAACTGAAATGATCTATCGCGGAATTGGTTGGTATCGGAAGACGTTTACTGTTGATAACTCGTGGAAGGATAAGCATATAAAAATTGATTTTCTGGGCGCTAACCAGGTTGCTGAGGTATGGCTCAATGGTAATTATGTAGGCAAGCACGTTGGTGGATATACTGGTTTTCATTTTGGTGATGTATTCGTGAAGCATATTAGGTTTGACAAACCAAATGTTGTGGCTGTTAAAGTGGATAACCGGTTTAATTACGATATACCTCCACATACGGCTGACTACAATATGGTAGGGGGTATCTATCGAGATGTGCTGCTGGTAGCACACGATCAGGTATTTGTAAAAGAAGCAAAAATATTTACCCCTGAGGTTTCGCCAACTTCAGCTACGGTTCAGGCCAACATTACCGTGCGCAATATGGGTACTGTTGATCGAAAGGCAACACTTGTAATCAACATTATCTCTCCCTATAATGAAATTATTGCAAGTGATATTCGGTCGATAACACTTAAGGCTGGAGATAAGCCGATTATACAACAAATGTTTACAGTCTCTAATCCCCTGCTATGGTCTCCTGAATACCCTCATCTATATCGAGTATCCGCCACACTTTACGAGCCATCCGATTGGCAACGGAACGGAAAAGCCATTGATCAACAGTTTTACCCACTTGGCTTTCGCTCCCTAAACTTTGATTCAAGAAATGGATTGAGCCTTAATGACAAACACATCAAATTAAAAGGTGTTAACCTGCACCAGGATTTTATGCACAAAAGCTGGGCGGTAGATAGCGCACAAAAACGCGAAGACATGCTTCACATTAAAAGAATGGGAGCGAATTATGTGAGACTTTCGCATTATCCTCATCACCCATACGTGATGCACTTGTGCGATAGTCTTGGTTTAATGATTTGGTCTGAAATCCCAGTAGTCAATACTATTGGTCGTGAAAAGTATATTGAGAATGCCGTAAAGATGATGGAAGAACTGATTCTTCGCGATATAAATCATCCAAGTATCATTATGTGGGGCGTAGGAAACGAATACTACCGCAACTTCTTTACGAAGGAAGATGCGGAATATGCCTTGAAAGTGACCCAGGCTGTTGCCAAAAAAGCAAAGGAAATGGACCCCTATCGTCCAACAGTGCAGGCGCAAAATGATTTAATTGATGAACGCATTCTGCCACTCACCGATATTCAGGGACGTAACCGCTATTTCGGGTGGTACGAAAAAACGTACAATGATTTTGATCATGAAATGAAAGAAGAGCACAAAAAGCACCCGGACTGGAAGTTGCTGGTAAGCGAATACGGTGCTGAGGGAAAATATGGCTACCATGTAAACAATCCGGCTTTGTTTGATCACAGCGAAACGTACCAGGTAGCGCTCCATAGAGCCTACTGGAACTCCATGCGTGATAATGACTTTATTCTTGGCGGTACTATTTGGAACATGTTCGACTTTGCCAGCTTTGCCAAAGTTGGTAGTATACCTCATATCAATCAAAAAGGCATGATGACTTACGACCGAAAGCCTAAATCAGTTTACTACTATTATCAAAGCCAATGGACGAACGAACCCATGGTTTATATTTATTCCCACACCTGGACGCACCGCAGCGGAGAGGCGGGCAAAAGGGTAGAAGTATTTAGCAATTGCGATGAAGTTGAACTGTTTGTAAATGGGAAATCGCAAGGAAAACGCAAACAAACCGATGGACTTTTATGGACTGTTAATTTAGCCGATGGTTTACATGATTTGCGCGCGGTGGGAACCAAGCAAGGTGAGACTGTAAAGACAGATCAGCAGATTTACTACCAGCAAAAGGAATTTCAACAACAACAGGCAAGAGTGAAGCCTACGGGTGATGGCTGA
- a CDS encoding mandelate racemase/muconate lactonizing enzyme family protein produces MISRKKFLQNLSVSSLALVAPTSFAQQSTSSTSKSAVKITDVKAYAADSATYVKIETDAGVSGWGEGDHFSTPIVAKIITDILKPKVIGQDPFDSEYLWTQMFFEGFEGGNSGFVPGAVAGVDNALWDLKGRLLKMPVSKLLGGSKLEKVAVYGSYGRKKKGGLKSVEEMVNEGVAFVEQGYKTIKARMQLYDRGRNPADNFTYECIKAIRKAVGDDITIFVDFNNGYTAGKAIELGLKLYEQFNIQVVEEPVSSMDYPGLRQVVEALPCDVNAGEHEYNKWQFRDLITIGNPDCLNLDTIKCSGITECRKIAAMGHAFEKEVMVHNTRPTLATAASLNLLGAIPNAAKVQEFSGMRPELNLSQFFHNSLKFENGFLFIPMEPGLGLEVNEKTMEKFRVK; encoded by the coding sequence ATGATTTCACGCAAGAAATTTTTGCAAAACCTTAGCGTTAGTTCATTGGCATTGGTTGCACCTACTTCGTTTGCTCAACAAAGTACCAGCTCAACTTCAAAGTCGGCAGTGAAGATAACCGATGTGAAAGCCTATGCTGCCGACAGTGCTACCTATGTTAAAATTGAAACCGATGCGGGAGTGAGTGGCTGGGGCGAAGGGGATCATTTCAGTACGCCCATTGTAGCCAAAATTATCACTGACATTCTAAAACCAAAGGTCATTGGGCAAGATCCATTTGATAGCGAGTATTTATGGACGCAGATGTTTTTTGAAGGTTTTGAGGGCGGCAACTCAGGCTTCGTGCCGGGTGCTGTAGCTGGTGTGGATAATGCCTTATGGGATTTGAAAGGCCGGTTGCTTAAGATGCCTGTTTCGAAATTACTAGGCGGAAGCAAACTTGAAAAAGTAGCTGTCTACGGAAGTTATGGCCGAAAGAAAAAAGGCGGCTTAAAATCGGTGGAAGAAATGGTGAATGAAGGTGTTGCCTTTGTGGAGCAGGGATATAAAACCATTAAAGCTCGGATGCAACTGTATGATCGGGGAAGAAACCCAGCTGATAATTTTACCTACGAGTGCATTAAAGCTATCCGTAAAGCCGTGGGCGATGACATCACTATTTTTGTTGATTTCAATAATGGTTATACAGCAGGCAAGGCCATTGAACTGGGATTGAAACTGTACGAACAATTTAATATCCAAGTGGTAGAGGAACCCGTAAGCAGTATGGATTATCCCGGACTCAGACAAGTAGTAGAGGCCTTACCGTGCGATGTAAATGCCGGGGAGCATGAATACAACAAATGGCAATTCCGTGATTTGATTACCATAGGTAATCCCGATTGCCTAAACCTGGATACTATCAAATGCTCAGGTATCACCGAGTGCCGTAAAATTGCGGCTATGGGTCATGCATTTGAAAAGGAAGTGATGGTGCATAATACGAGGCCCACGCTGGCCACAGCCGCCAGTTTAAATTTGCTTGGTGCTATTCCTAACGCAGCCAAAGTGCAGGAGTTCAGTGGTATGCGGCCCGAGCTAAATCTTTCTCAATTTTTTCACAACTCGCTTAAGTTTGAGAATGGATTTTTGTTCATCCCCATGGAGCCGGGGCTTGGTCTTGAAGTGAATGAAAAAACGATGGAGAAATTCAGGGTAAAATAG
- a CDS encoding mandelate racemase/muconate lactonizing enzyme family protein — MNRRQFIELSALTGAVLLSNPKHVFSKGNDAVYIRSIDLLKWKDNHFVVVTSTDGVKGITLTNTRIDYLYGIFNGLVKPFFMGKDARQLPQLIDGVYKDERNYKFSGMPFWNCVGHIEVAIWDLLAKTDNKPVYQLLGKQLRSEVPMYLSSLTRDNPAEEEVEKIKERLVISGCQAVKIKVGGRMGTDTKADKRSYKIVELLRKHSDTVTIYADANSSFDVDQGIAMGKFLEDHQVDIFEEPCPWEDFQSNKKVADTLKKIKVAGGEQDTSYYRFDWYCKNNGLDVLQPDVYYNGGILRSLAVAKLAAKYKKGFAPHSPKADPLEAPFLHLAAVAPALHGFQEFPLSGIGKKQPEWYAPHFEIDRGVLSISSTPGLGIDYDSNIFKQATNIN, encoded by the coding sequence ATGAACAGACGCCAGTTTATTGAACTTTCCGCACTAACCGGAGCAGTCCTATTAAGTAATCCTAAGCATGTTTTTTCCAAAGGAAATGATGCTGTTTACATCCGCTCCATCGATTTGCTGAAATGGAAAGACAATCACTTTGTAGTGGTTACCTCCACCGATGGTGTAAAAGGCATAACCCTCACCAATACCCGCATCGATTATTTGTATGGCATTTTTAATGGCCTCGTTAAGCCCTTCTTTATGGGCAAAGATGCCCGCCAGTTGCCTCAATTAATTGATGGGGTTTACAAAGACGAGCGAAATTACAAATTCAGCGGAATGCCATTTTGGAATTGTGTTGGGCATATTGAAGTAGCCATTTGGGATTTATTAGCCAAAACTGATAACAAACCCGTTTACCAACTCCTGGGAAAACAACTACGCTCGGAAGTGCCGATGTACCTCTCCAGCCTTACCCGCGATAACCCGGCAGAAGAAGAAGTAGAGAAAATAAAAGAGAGGTTAGTGATCAGCGGTTGCCAGGCGGTTAAGATAAAAGTAGGCGGCCGAATGGGCACTGATACCAAGGCCGACAAGCGCAGTTATAAAATCGTTGAACTTTTGCGCAAGCATTCGGATACGGTCACCATCTATGCCGATGCCAACAGCTCTTTCGATGTGGATCAAGGCATTGCCATGGGTAAATTTTTGGAAGATCATCAAGTGGATATTTTTGAAGAGCCGTGCCCGTGGGAAGATTTTCAAAGCAATAAGAAAGTGGCAGATACGCTTAAGAAAATAAAAGTAGCCGGAGGCGAGCAAGACACGAGTTATTATCGTTTTGATTGGTACTGCAAAAACAATGGATTAGATGTGCTGCAACCCGATGTGTATTACAACGGTGGTATTTTGCGTAGCTTGGCTGTGGCTAAGTTAGCAGCGAAATACAAAAAGGGGTTTGCGCCTCATTCACCAAAGGCTGATCCGCTCGAGGCTCCGTTCTTGCATCTGGCTGCGGTGGCGCCTGCGCTACATGGCTTTCAGGAATTTCCGCTGAGTGGTATAGGCAAAAAGCAACCCGAGTGGTATGCCCCACACTTTGAAATTGATAGGGGAGTGTTGTCAATATCTTCAACGCCTGGGTTAGGTATTGACTATGATTCTAACATATTTAAACAAGCCACAAATATTAACTAA
- a CDS encoding tagaturonate reductase — MMNITSQLPAITSLGKKIYTVRVLQFGTGNFLRAFADWMIQKANDHLNLDLGVAMVQSMSSHDNLLKQDGMYTVLTRGLEGGKIISQADKIDVVQRLVNGQDLTALLAEAENPDLEIILSNTTETGITFNSADTSHLEVAKTFPGKLTQLLLRRFELFPTKELGIIPCELIEKNGSILKQCILKYAAHWNLPAEFEEYITTRLYFSHTLVDRIVPGLPENPQKYWEEIGHEDNALVMCEPYHLWAIEASPWVRQKFPLDRAGLNVIYTEDLEPYRVRKVRILNGMHSVMAPVGYLAGLETVQQAMEHEIISVFLKKILDEEILPFIPGDQEFNRHYSKEVIERFLNPSIKHKLIDITLYSFSKFRVRLLPSIKHYEKINQHAPSGLAFAIAALLFIYRGLKAGKQIPLKDDPQTIKFLQDSWADTNYTENGIRLLVSKLLQEKKLWGQDLNAVHGLTEQVAKYLYRIDQYGIVAALKELQAEY, encoded by the coding sequence ATGATGAATATAACCAGTCAACTTCCGGCCATTACCAGTCTTGGAAAGAAGATATACACAGTTCGGGTGCTTCAATTTGGTACCGGAAATTTCCTCCGGGCTTTTGCCGATTGGATGATCCAGAAGGCTAACGACCACCTTAACCTGGATTTGGGCGTAGCCATGGTTCAATCCATGTCAAGTCATGATAACCTTCTCAAACAAGACGGAATGTATACCGTGCTAACCCGAGGGCTCGAAGGAGGAAAAATCATCTCTCAGGCAGATAAAATAGATGTTGTTCAGCGACTGGTTAATGGCCAGGACTTAACCGCCTTACTGGCCGAAGCTGAAAACCCAGATCTTGAAATCATACTTTCCAATACTACTGAAACTGGGATAACTTTTAATTCTGCGGATACCTCGCATCTGGAGGTTGCTAAAACCTTTCCGGGCAAATTAACTCAACTACTCCTCAGACGCTTCGAATTATTCCCAACAAAGGAGCTTGGAATAATACCGTGCGAATTGATTGAGAAAAATGGCAGTATATTAAAACAATGTATTTTAAAATATGCAGCACACTGGAACTTACCAGCAGAATTTGAAGAATACATAACCACCCGGCTTTACTTCTCCCATACGCTGGTTGATCGAATTGTACCCGGACTTCCTGAAAATCCACAAAAATACTGGGAAGAAATCGGCCATGAGGACAATGCGCTGGTAATGTGTGAACCCTATCATCTATGGGCAATTGAAGCATCACCATGGGTTCGTCAAAAATTCCCGCTGGATAGAGCCGGATTGAATGTTATTTACACGGAGGATCTGGAGCCCTACCGTGTTCGCAAAGTACGCATCTTAAATGGTATGCATTCCGTAATGGCACCGGTTGGTTATTTGGCCGGTCTGGAAACTGTACAACAGGCCATGGAGCATGAGATTATCAGTGTGTTCCTAAAAAAAATATTAGATGAGGAAATACTTCCATTTATACCAGGCGATCAGGAATTTAACAGGCACTACAGCAAAGAAGTCATAGAACGCTTTTTAAATCCCTCGATTAAACATAAGCTGATTGATATTACCCTTTACAGCTTTTCCAAATTCAGGGTAAGGTTATTGCCATCCATTAAACACTATGAAAAAATAAATCAGCATGCACCAAGTGGGCTTGCTTTCGCGATAGCAGCGTTACTGTTTATTTATCGCGGTCTTAAGGCAGGTAAGCAAATACCATTGAAAGATGATCCCCAAACCATAAAATTTTTACAGGATAGTTGGGCTGATACGAACTACACGGAGAATGGTATTCGCCTGTTAGTAAGCAAACTATTACAAGAAAAAAAACTTTGGGGCCAAGATTTGAATGCGGTTCATGGCTTGACTGAACAGGTGGCCAAATATCTTTACCGGATCGATCAATATGGCATTGTCGCAGCTTTAAAAGAATTGCAGGCAGAATATTAG
- a CDS encoding LacI family DNA-binding transcriptional regulator: protein MSKIPITIKDIARQLGISKSTVSRALTSNGDINPETKRKVLELAAKLGYQPNVVAVNLKQQRTHTLGVLIPETVNRFFAKAVGGIQQVAMQAGYNVIICQSDESFVAEKKNVQTLLASRVDGLLVSVSGETDHYEHFDSVIEMGIPIVFFDRIVESVQASKVVSNNYEISKEATHHLIRQGCKRIAIMAGPQHLYNSRNRLKGYMDALKEAGLVFDPKYVVHTDFRLKRLDEIARYLMSLKEKPDALFAINDLAALEMMHVFKNLGYRIPEDIAVMGFNNEVICKYVDPPLTSIDHPADELGKAAARIVIHQLATGDMSLVEQCVNSQLIVRASTHRMKN from the coding sequence GTGAGCAAAATACCCATCACTATAAAAGATATAGCCCGCCAGTTAGGTATTTCAAAATCTACTGTTAGTCGTGCCCTTACCAGTAATGGCGACATAAATCCGGAGACGAAGCGTAAAGTTTTAGAACTCGCTGCAAAACTTGGTTATCAACCCAATGTGGTTGCGGTTAATTTGAAGCAACAGCGAACGCATACATTGGGAGTGCTTATCCCTGAAACGGTGAATCGGTTTTTTGCTAAAGCAGTAGGCGGCATACAGCAGGTTGCCATGCAAGCAGGGTATAATGTAATTATATGTCAGTCTGACGAATCGTTTGTAGCCGAAAAAAAGAACGTTCAAACCCTGCTGGCGAGTCGTGTTGACGGACTTCTTGTTTCCGTTTCGGGTGAGACGGATCACTATGAGCACTTTGATTCTGTAATCGAAATGGGGATACCCATTGTCTTTTTTGATCGTATTGTTGAATCTGTGCAGGCATCAAAAGTGGTTAGCAACAATTATGAGATTTCTAAAGAGGCAACCCATCACCTGATCCGGCAAGGCTGCAAACGAATTGCTATCATGGCTGGTCCACAGCATTTATACAATAGCCGCAACCGGTTAAAGGGTTACATGGATGCGCTTAAGGAAGCAGGTTTGGTTTTTGACCCGAAGTACGTAGTGCACACTGATTTCAGACTGAAAAGATTAGACGAAATAGCGCGCTATTTAATGTCTTTGAAGGAAAAGCCAGATGCCTTGTTTGCCATTAATGATCTGGCAGCATTGGAAATGATGCATGTGTTTAAAAATCTGGGTTACCGCATACCAGAAGATATAGCTGTGATGGGCTTCAACAATGAAGTGATTTGCAAGTATGTTGACCCACCATTAACGAGTATTGACCATCCGGCAGATGAATTGGGTAAGGCAGCGGCCCGTATTGTAATTCATCAGTTGGCTACCGGAGATATGTCTTTAGTGGAGCAATGCGTGAATAGTCAATTGATTGTAAGGGCATCAACACATCGAATGAAAAACTAA
- a CDS encoding RNA polymerase sigma-70 factor, whose amino-acid sequence MNSLKQVKTLAPETNQIELLFERIALSDDQLAFAQFFRLLYKPLMAACLPLIGSVELAEEIVSDVFCAIWKNRKTIQVHTSIKAYLFTSIRNRAFDYLRKLKREKSTDLEHAHGIASPEESQEDLMETRVLTERVESAINSLPPQCRTIFLLNREKGLKYREIAEQLSISIKTVETHMGRALKHLRTQLL is encoded by the coding sequence ATGAACAGCCTAAAACAAGTAAAAACTTTAGCTCCGGAGACTAACCAAATTGAGCTCCTTTTTGAGCGCATAGCTCTTTCGGATGACCAACTTGCCTTTGCCCAATTTTTCAGACTACTGTACAAGCCCCTAATGGCAGCATGTTTGCCTCTGATAGGCTCCGTTGAGTTAGCCGAAGAAATTGTTAGTGATGTTTTCTGCGCCATTTGGAAAAACCGGAAAACCATACAGGTTCATACCTCAATAAAAGCATACCTGTTCACGAGTATTCGAAACCGCGCCTTTGACTACCTACGAAAACTTAAGCGTGAAAAATCAACTGACCTGGAGCATGCCCATGGTATTGCAAGCCCAGAAGAGTCTCAGGAGGATTTAATGGAAACCCGGGTTTTGACTGAAAGAGTCGAATCCGCCATCAATAGTTTACCGCCACAATGCCGTACCATCTTTCTACTCAATCGTGAAAAGGGACTTAAGTACCGTGAAATTGCCGAGCAACTAAGCATCAGCATCAAAACAGTTGAAACCCATATGGGCCGTGCCCTAAAACACCTCCGCACTCAGCTTTTATAG
- a CDS encoding TonB-dependent receptor, translating into MRIPLLTSLFSVLLFEIAAQTTGGLSGKITDKSSREPLIGATISLSGTTIGDIADVNGNFKLLGIAPGKKVFEIRFMGYKSQQIEATIMVGEIISVNISLELDAQVMDEIVVTAQALGQAGAINQQINSSTIVNVVSKDKIRELPDQNAAETVGRISGIYIQRDAGEGQKVVVRGLAPRFNNVTINGQRIPSTDANDRSVDLSMISPSMLSGIEVYKSARPDQDGDAIGGTVNFLFRKATEDPELTINAQTGYNGIMKEFGQYKMDLSYGRRFAKNKLGLYATGNLQQVNRSSDQLRGSYLFLGEDVFGQSLISPSEVDLADIVETRIRYGASLTADYSLNPRHSIILDNVYSYTDRDEVRRRRRYRWGEQRQEYEIRDRTIGVGLFTTSLSGNHKLGEKMELTWSGSYSKSVQDNPNSYTSRYRETSAFNSTGIDLTGQPLDSIPKLARNNLGETFLNQVFLDSDETDDQIITAQVDLKIPYTSSFGSGFFKTGLKARDNQRTRERNSNVGNYFSPLSQELAFFINDFPNLYQRVPSNGGIAISNFLSGFSADDFLDGQYYMGPGAGEINGPGLNRSLTSGLIRNMASLNYLSKDFLADIDDYTSTETIYSGYIMAEHNFSPKLLILAGVRVEQTKTTYRGNYMIAGIDYDDGGAFEQLTIDSLGGRTYTEFLPMINLRYKVNSWSDIRAAATRTLSRPDFTNLIPYRRINDNEQTIRQADPNLLHTTSWNYDLTLSFYNKYGLISLSGFYKQLRNIDYERVYTRILPPDDPYVGYEISAPDNSSQPTTIMGMEFDLQANLRFLPKPFNGIILSANATILDSKTFYPFIPSPQRSSEPPFTPFVLLDEFRPGRAPRQANFISNISIGYEVGGFSGRVSMVYQGDTSSEIGPVPALDSYTGSNTRFDLALRQKVSKKLRLFFNWNNFTNAAELSFLGDTSRPTSEVYYGFTADLGLQFRL; encoded by the coding sequence ATGAGAATACCTCTACTTACCAGCTTATTTAGTGTGCTCCTGTTTGAGATAGCAGCCCAAACCACAGGAGGATTATCAGGAAAAATAACCGATAAAAGTTCTCGTGAACCACTGATTGGCGCAACTATCAGCCTTTCAGGCACAACGATTGGCGACATTGCAGACGTAAATGGTAATTTCAAATTACTGGGTATTGCTCCGGGAAAAAAAGTCTTTGAAATACGATTTATGGGTTATAAGTCCCAGCAAATTGAGGCTACCATTATGGTCGGTGAAATCATTTCAGTAAACATTTCACTAGAGTTAGATGCCCAGGTAATGGATGAAATTGTTGTTACCGCCCAAGCCTTGGGTCAGGCAGGAGCTATCAATCAACAAATTAATTCCAGCACTATTGTGAATGTTGTTTCAAAGGACAAAATACGTGAGTTGCCCGATCAAAATGCTGCCGAAACCGTAGGACGAATTTCTGGAATATATATTCAACGTGATGCCGGTGAAGGTCAGAAAGTTGTTGTTCGTGGATTGGCCCCACGATTCAATAATGTAACGATTAACGGTCAACGCATTCCCTCCACAGATGCCAATGACAGGTCTGTTGACCTGAGTATGATCTCCCCTTCTATGCTTTCGGGTATTGAAGTTTACAAATCTGCCCGCCCGGATCAAGATGGTGATGCTATTGGCGGCACCGTAAATTTCTTATTTCGAAAAGCAACAGAAGACCCAGAGTTAACGATCAATGCACAAACCGGCTACAACGGAATAATGAAAGAGTTTGGGCAATACAAAATGGATTTAAGCTACGGAAGGCGTTTTGCAAAAAACAAATTAGGGCTCTACGCAACCGGAAACCTTCAGCAAGTTAACAGAAGTTCTGACCAGCTACGCGGCTCGTACCTTTTTTTAGGTGAAGATGTCTTTGGCCAGTCACTAATCAGTCCAAGTGAGGTGGATCTTGCAGATATTGTTGAAACCCGAATACGTTATGGTGCAAGCCTAACGGCAGATTATTCATTAAATCCTCGTCACTCGATTATTCTGGATAATGTCTACAGCTACACAGATCGCGATGAGGTACGCAGAAGAAGGCGTTACCGTTGGGGAGAACAGCGTCAGGAGTATGAAATCCGCGACCGCACCATTGGTGTGGGGTTATTTACAACATCACTTTCGGGTAATCATAAACTGGGCGAAAAAATGGAGCTAACGTGGTCAGGCTCTTATTCAAAAAGTGTTCAGGATAATCCTAACAGTTACACATCACGATACCGAGAAACTTCAGCATTCAACTCCACTGGTATCGACCTCACGGGCCAACCGCTGGATTCCATTCCTAAACTTGCCCGAAATAATTTAGGTGAGACCTTTCTTAATCAGGTATTTTTAGATTCAGATGAAACGGATGATCAAATTATTACAGCCCAGGTTGATTTAAAAATTCCGTACACCTCTTCATTCGGCTCGGGCTTCTTTAAAACAGGACTAAAAGCACGCGATAACCAACGCACCAGAGAAAGAAACAGCAACGTTGGCAATTACTTTTCGCCTCTGTCACAGGAGCTTGCGTTTTTCATAAACGACTTCCCTAACCTGTACCAGCGGGTTCCGAGTAATGGTGGTATTGCTATTTCCAATTTTTTAAGTGGATTTTCAGCCGATGACTTCTTAGACGGCCAGTATTACATGGGGCCCGGAGCGGGGGAAATTAATGGACCAGGGTTAAACAGAAGTTTAACCAGTGGCCTGATCAGAAACATGGCCAGCCTAAACTACTTGTCAAAAGATTTCCTCGCAGATATTGATGACTATACATCTACCGAAACGATTTACTCCGGCTATATAATGGCCGAACATAACTTTTCTCCCAAGCTTTTGATTCTTGCCGGGGTTAGAGTTGAGCAAACAAAAACGACTTACAGGGGAAATTATATGATCGCTGGAATTGATTATGATGATGGTGGAGCTTTCGAACAGTTGACTATTGATAGTCTGGGTGGCCGAACATACACTGAATTTCTTCCAATGATTAACTTACGCTACAAAGTAAACTCATGGTCAGATATCCGCGCTGCTGCAACACGAACATTATCCCGCCCAGATTTCACTAACCTCATCCCCTACCGCAGAATTAATGATAATGAACAAACTATCCGGCAGGCAGACCCAAATCTTTTACATACCACTTCATGGAATTACGACCTGACCCTTTCCTTTTACAATAAGTATGGCTTGATATCCCTGAGTGGGTTTTATAAGCAACTGCGCAACATTGACTATGAACGTGTCTATACCCGGATTCTCCCTCCCGATGATCCTTACGTGGGGTATGAGATCTCCGCTCCGGATAACTCCAGTCAACCGACAACCATCATGGGAATGGAATTCGATTTACAGGCTAATCTTCGGTTTCTTCCAAAACCATTTAACGGGATAATTCTATCGGCTAACGCGACAATTCTTGATTCCAAAACGTTTTATCCTTTTATACCATCACCACAACGTTCATCGGAACCTCCATTTACACCCTTTGTATTATTGGATGAGTTCCGGCCAGGTCGGGCACCCCGCCAAGCAAATTTCATTAGTAATATTTCCATAGGTTATGAGGTAGGAGGATTTAGTGGCCGTGTTTCCATGGTTTACCAAGGCGATACATCCAGCGAAATAGGGCCGGTGCCCGCATTGGATTCTTATACAGGAAGCAACACGCGATTCGATTTGGCATTACGTCAAAAAGTCTCTAAAAAACTACGATTGTTTTTTAACTGGAACAATTTCACTAATGCCGCAGAGTTGTCTTTTTTAGGCGATACATCCCGGCCCACCAGCGAAGTATATTATGGATTTACCGCAGATTTAGGACTTCAGTTTAGATTGTAA